GCGCAGCGAGCGGTCGTGGGGCAGCGCGGCAAAGGCCGAATGGCGCAGCTGGCAACCGATGAAGAGGACGACGAGCGCCACCgagagcagcagcaggaagaagaGCAGCAGGTAGGTGGGCAGGTCGGGCTTTGTGGCCGCGCCGTCCCGCATACCGCGCGCAGTGGCCAGCTCCAGCGGCAAAGCGCCTTCTGCCTTGACCGTGGCTCCTGGGGCCAGCGCGCTGTCTACCGCCGCCTCGGGGCCGCCCGTGGCGTTGAATATGTCGCCGTACATGGCCCGCGGGTCCCGCCGACCCCAGCCGGACCGCTTCACTTGGCCTGGAGCATACTGGCGAAACCCGGCGCCTCCATGGCGCGCCTCTCCCGCCCTGCCGAGCTCAACTGACCGAGAGTCGGTGCCTTGGGCTGGCGGGGACTGCAAAGACCCCAGGACGCGTCCGCTCACTCGCCTCTGCGCTCAGCTGCCTTCCCTGCCGGCCGGCGGACCCCAGTGCTCGGAGCTGGAGAGTTCTATGCCGCGCCCCTCGGGCTCACCGTTTCTCACCGTCGCCACCAGGACAGAGGTCCCAGTCACTGACTCGTCTTTCGGCTTTACAACAGCCAGCTCAGCTCGGACCCTCAGCTCCAGTGAGCTCCAGGTGCCGGGCACCTCTGGGCTGCGGCTGCTGGGAGAGGCACTCAGCGAGTGCAGCCGCAGCCCGGGGTCTCTGCTGAGCGCTGGTGGCAGAGCGCACGGAGGGCGGGTGGCCAGAGAGTCCTCCGCATCCTCCGGCGCTGCCGTCACCGCAGCGTCTCGGAGCAATCCTGCAGCCTCGGGTCCCTGTCGAGACGCCCGGTGTTCGGCGAGCTTGTCCCTACTCGCTCCGGCTGCTGCACTCCTGTTTTGAGCAGGAGACTGAGCTTTCTGGCGGCTCTGAGCGCGCTCTGGTCCCGGGCGGGGGTGCGGGGGAGGGGCGGGACTGGCGGCGGCTGCCCGGGGGAACGGCTGTGAACCAATGAGGGCAAGAGAGGACGCGACTGCGACTGCCCCCGGCCTGGCCTCACATCACTCACggacagagggacagagacagggacagagagaaagagagaaaagcacaGGGTCACAGGAAGACTGACGTGCAAAGACACAGTTACAGACCTATGAACAGAGCCACACGCCAAACAGGGACAAACCGTTGAGGTAAGCAAACCAACTCAGAGACAAAGCTCAGCGGAGCGTGCACACCTGCATTCATCCTCCTACTTGACAGGCTCCCTCCAGGCATGGCCTGGTTTGTTCCGAGTGCCCACTGGCTGTTGGGTAGCTCAGGCCGGGCACACCACCTCCAAGGGTGTGCAGATGCGCTCCCAGACAAGCATATTCAAGCTGAGACTGGTTCCATGGACCCCGTGTCCTCTCCGGCTGCGTCCTGCCAGTCTGTGTGCATTCCGCACCATGTGCACAAATGTTCAGCTCTCTTTTGCCTATTCTGCCTGGGCACAGAGGGGCAAGAAAAGGACACGGCACTAGTAGTTCCCCCCTCCTGCTCTTGGCAGCCCTGGAAAGGTGAGGTGGCCAGGACAGAGGTGTGCAATCAGTTGGATTGAGTGGGGAGGTATCTCCTTTCCCAGGAGTCTGAACTGCTCACTTCCTCTGAGAATTCTTCCAGGCCCCCTAGACCAGAGTGGGAACAACTACCCTGGACCACCACAGCCCCTGCACTTCTTAACAAGCACCACCGCTCACTTCTGGCCTGGCATTTTCTTTCAGGGCCAGAATTAGGGGGAGGTGGGTGAGAAGCCTAGGGCGCAATACTGGGTGACACACTCACTCTCAAGAGTCCACAAGTGCAGAGCTGGGAATAGGCGTCTCCTTTAGTTTTGCCCCTAGATGCGTCACCCCTCACCCTGGTCCCAGCCCTGTTGTCTGCTCATTTGTCAGAGACCCTCAAAGGGTCAGCCAAGTTCACATCTGTgtcttctcctcttttcctcttcccacATTCAGGTGTGCAATACATGGGGAGAGCTTGGTGACACTGGCTGAGAGAGCCAGTAGAAAGATGAGTTCGTTATTCTCTCTTCCCACCTCATGCCTGGCCACCAGCATAACAAGAACAACTAAGGTGTGCAGACCTTGGCCAGAGCTCATACCCACAAATCCCTGCTCAGCCCGGCAGAATCACCTCTGTGAGCTCTTTGTCGAAGTTGAAACTGTGGTTCCAAGTCCTGACTCTACAGTGTTTATCAAATGAGGTGCAAAAATGCCCTCTTTGATGTTTTTCACTTAGTCCCAGAGATAGGCCTGTGGGGGTTTCAGCAGGGCTTGACAGGATTCAGCACTGCCCCATCTGCCCAATCAGCATCCCAGACAGAGCCCTCCTTGGTCCCGGGGGGCTGCCCGGTCTGCTTCCAGTGCACAGGGTGCTGGGTCCCTCCACGTGGCTGCTGCCAGTGCCTCATTTTCCAGATGGCAAAGTTGGCTCTGAGAGGGTCCAGGGCTTATCCATGTTAGCACAGGACAGCCACCATGTATCCATGACATAGTAGCAGCAGTGGCAGTGGGCCCTCGGGAGATGGGGGGGAGTCCCTTTCTCTGAAGACCTGACCTGTTTCAGACAGCATTTTTCTCAGCCAGCAGCATGCTAGAGAACATTATGTGAAGCCAGAACAGGCCTACTCATCAGGACTTTCAGCCAGGGGGAGACTCAGCTCGTCAGTTGGATGGAGGGGGTTGGGGTGGAGGTGATGCTCCTGCTGTCAGTAACTTCCTGGGTCCTGGGAAGGCATGAATGGCTTCACCAATGAGTGGTGAGACCTGATTCAAAAATAAACGGCATAACATTCACCAGCCTGGTGAATCTCAAAACTGACTCCATCCCATCATCTGATCTGACCAGAGACTGGCAGGCTGACAGGACCACAGGACAGAACTGGAGACACCCTTTCTGGGATAGGAGACAAAGcccttttggagctttctccttgCAGAATCCTTTCTCCCTCACACCCCATCCTCTCTCCAGTTACCCCACTCCACTAACCAAACTGCAACCACTTCGAAAGCCCTGGCAAGACCATTCTCCAAGCCTCCTATGGACTATTCTCATTAGGAAAGCCGCTTCATTCCAGAGTCTGGGCTTACGCTACTTGCTATTTCGTTCTTAAAATGGTtattgtaggccgggcgtggtggctcacacctgcaatcctaccACTtatggaggcggaggcaggcggatcacctgaggtcaggagttcaagactagcctgaccaatatggtaaaaccccatctctactaaaaatacaaagaaattagccaggtgtggtggctggtgcctgtaatcccagctacttgggaatgcAGGACTTGGGTTGCTCAGTTTGGGGTTTGGCCTAGAATTTCCACCTGGGGTCTATATGGGAAGTGGCATGGCCTACCTTCCCGACTTTCTCTCAGGTCCACCATAATCCTAgatatgaacccaggagggggactTACTGACGCCAGGCGGCTCATTTGGGAGGTTCTAAGTGGAATCTGGGGAAGGCCTCAGCCCTTTGGGCTGTAAAATGAGGGGTGATGGTAAAAAAGTGTTTTCTGGTCCTCCTCTGGAAACACGCTGTGATTGTCCAGGAAATGGTGTGGAGTGGGGTGTCTGCAAAGGGTTTGGTGTGGATGAAAGGTCCCTGCAGCTCCGCTGGTCACAGTGGCAGGACGGGGATGGTGGTGAAACAGggatgatagtggtggtggtggtggtggtggtggttgtgggcAGGGAAGTCTTTGAACCTGATATCCCCAACACTGCTCATTCCTTCCCCACAGCCGCTGCTGTTCCCATGCTGCATTTTATAGAAATGACACACGCAAGGTCTCCCACCTGTGAATGAAGAAGCTGGGACTCGGATGCGGAAAGTGGGGCTCCAGAGTCCATGCACGTAGCCACTATAATGAACCATCTGCCATGGCAGAATGATTCTAGTAACTAACATTCCTGGCCCTCTTACCACAGGCTGAGCACTAGGTGGGGGCTTAGCATTCATCTTTCTCCCCACAGCAACCTGTGATAGGCACTTCTATCACCCTCATTTTCTTAAGGAGAAAGCCAGAACCCCAGGAAGTGGTGTCACTTGCCAAGATCACATAGCTGGTCATGGTGCAGAGGACCCTCCAAGTGTGGTCTGTGCTTGTCCACTCAGTCTGAAGCTGCATGTAAAGAGAAGCTCAACAGAGAACATGTGGTCAAACTGCCTTCCCTTTTAGTACGGTGAGTATCGCACTTTTGGGGGCCCTGGAAGTGGGAGgtactgtttcttttttgaaagatgTTCAGGGCCCTGAGAGGGCAGTCACGTTCCCTGCACATCCCCGGGCAGGAAATTAAACAAGGCTGGTACTGAGTAAATGCAGAGATGAAGTTTACACAGCTCTTTATACAAGCCAGAGTGACTTTCCATTAAGGGAGCTTTGTGTCAccatacatttaagtctttggaaaagattataaaaagggGCTTAGAGGTTGGCTTTGACAGGCAGAGGTCACGGGGTGGGACCTCAGGACAACCTCTTTCCCATTACGTAGTTGTTGAGTGACACGCTTTTCTTCCCTGCTGACCTGTCTGCGGAGAAACCGAGGGAGGCAAGGCAAGGGTGCC
This sequence is a window from Papio anubis isolate 15944 chromosome 5, Panubis1.0, whole genome shotgun sequence. Protein-coding genes within it:
- the SMIM32 gene encoding small integral membrane protein 32; translation: MYGDIFNATGGPEAAVDSALAPGATVKAEGALPLELATARGMRDGAATKPDLPTYLLLFFLLLLSVALVVLFIGCQLRHSAFAALPHDRSLRDARAPWKTRPV